From the Octadecabacter antarcticus 307 genome, one window contains:
- a CDS encoding SGNH/GDSL hydrolase family protein has protein sequence MRWPDLVHPSPRGAALIGELIASVIVRNTR, from the coding sequence ATGCGCTGGCCTGATCTGGTGCATCCGTCGCCGCGCGGTGCGGCGCTGATTGGGGAATTGATTGCGTCGGTGATCGTGCGTAACACAAGGTAA
- a CDS encoding peroxidase-related enzyme (This protein belongs to a clade of uncharacterized proteins related to peroxidases such as the alkylhydroperoxidase AhpD.), whose amino-acid sequence MTKPLPTALNLPPVDPLPDHIAKYFGVCADKLGFVPNVLAAYAFDTAKFDAFSAMYNDLMLADSGLSKLEREMIAVVVSSINKCFYCLTAHGQAVRALSGDPKLGEMLVMNWHAADLDVRQTAMLAFAEKITKASSDTTEADRQTLRDAGFNDRDIWDIASVTGFFNMTNRMASATDMRPNDDYHSQNR is encoded by the coding sequence ATGACCAAACCCCTGCCCACCGCCCTGAACCTGCCGCCTGTCGATCCACTGCCCGATCACATCGCCAAATACTTTGGTGTTTGCGCCGACAAGCTGGGGTTCGTGCCCAATGTGCTGGCGGCTTATGCGTTCGACACCGCAAAATTTGACGCCTTTTCAGCGATGTACAACGATCTGATGCTGGCCGATTCCGGTCTGTCCAAACTCGAACGCGAAATGATCGCGGTTGTCGTGTCGTCTATTAACAAGTGTTTTTACTGCCTCACAGCACACGGTCAGGCCGTGCGTGCGCTGTCGGGTGATCCAAAACTTGGCGAAATGCTGGTGATGAACTGGCACGCGGCGGACCTTGACGTGCGCCAAACGGCCATGCTTGCCTTTGCCGAAAAGATTACCAAAGCCAGCAGCGACACCACAGAGGCTGATCGCCAAACGCTGCGCGACGCTGGCTTTAATGATCGCGACATCTGGGACATCGCATCCGTGACAGGCTTCTTCAACATGACCAACCGCATGGCCAGCGCCACGGATATGCGCCCCAATGACGACTATCATTCCCAAAACCGATGA
- a CDS encoding LysR family transcriptional regulator, which yields MDRLSEMEAFATVVDQGGFTDAAKKMGISKSAVSKHVSSLEARLGARLLNRTTRRVSPTEIGLAYYDRARRVLNDAGEADALVTSMQSAPSGLLRISVATDFGVNHLSPVLGDFLGEFPDITVNMVLNNRYVELISEGFDMAIRIGELEDSTLRARKLTETSRRMIASPGYFEQFGRPQKIDDLNDHKLLHYSNQSNSAVWKLKAPSGEKRQVRTAGWLTVNDGQSLLNAAISGLGIAYLPSFLYADALAKGLVEEAIPDLPVDTQGIYAVYPPGRFTQPKVRAFIDFLVHSFAEKGPDIW from the coding sequence ATGGATCGCCTTAGTGAAATGGAAGCCTTTGCCACAGTCGTGGATCAGGGTGGATTTACAGACGCTGCCAAGAAAATGGGGATTTCAAAATCTGCTGTTTCTAAGCATGTTTCATCGCTTGAGGCGCGCCTTGGTGCTCGTCTTTTGAACCGCACAACACGGCGTGTCAGCCCCACCGAAATCGGCCTTGCTTATTACGACCGTGCCCGCCGCGTTCTAAACGATGCAGGCGAAGCGGATGCATTGGTCACGTCGATGCAATCTGCACCCTCTGGTCTGTTGCGCATCAGTGTGGCGACAGATTTCGGGGTCAATCACCTGTCACCTGTGCTCGGTGATTTCCTTGGGGAGTTTCCTGACATCACGGTCAACATGGTTCTCAACAACCGCTACGTCGAACTGATTTCTGAAGGCTTCGACATGGCGATCCGCATCGGTGAGTTGGAAGACAGTACATTGCGTGCCCGTAAACTGACGGAAACGTCGCGCCGCATGATCGCCTCGCCGGGGTATTTTGAACAATTCGGGCGGCCGCAAAAGATCGACGATTTGAACGATCACAAGCTGCTGCACTATTCGAACCAGTCAAATTCTGCCGTGTGGAAACTGAAAGCGCCGTCCGGTGAAAAACGCCAAGTGCGCACCGCAGGTTGGCTAACGGTGAATGACGGACAGTCCTTGCTGAATGCTGCAATTTCCGGCCTTGGCATCGCCTATTTGCCGTCATTCCTTTATGCAGATGCACTGGCCAAAGGTCTGGTTGAAGAAGCGATCCCCGATCTTCCGGTCGATACCCAAGGCATTTACGCGGTCTATCCACCGGGCCGGTTTACCCAGCCGAAAGTGCGCGCGTTCATTGATTTTCTCGTGCATTCGTTTGCAGAGAAGGGTCCAGATATCTGGTAA
- a CDS encoding NADPH-dependent 2,4-dienoyl-CoA reductase: protein MTMYPHLLAPLDLGFTTLKNRVLMGSMHTGLEETRDWNRVAEFYAERARGGVALMVTGGMAPNAEGGVFPGAAGLFSDQDIANHKVVTDRVHDADGKIVMQILHAGRYAYSKECVGPSAVKSPISPFPPRELDEDGIEKQISDMVTAATRAKDAGYDGVEVMGSEGYFLNQFLVTHTNKRTDRWGGDYANRMRLPVEVVRRVRAAVGAEFIVIYRLSMIDLIPDGSTWDEVVTLAKAIEAAGATILNTGIGWHEARIPTIATSVPRRAFTWVTKKLMGEVSIPIITSNRINTPQVGEDVLSDGCADMVSMARPFLADPHFVAKAKAGEAALIAPCIACNQACLDHTFSMKIASCLVNPKACHETEIILSPSSKSIGIVGTGPAGLASALAAAHRGMAVTLFDRAGEIGGQLNMAKQVPGKEEFWGLVDYYRAAVAEAGITVRLGQEATVDDLGGFDEVIIATGVAPRDPQIAGQDGDNVLSYIDVLRGKAKVGKRVAIIGAGGIGFDVAEFLVTDDSPTENLDEWLAEWGVGDPSNTRGGVRPEGPQPDAAVRQVTLLQRKATKLGKGLGKTTGWIHRTTLRMKGVEMIGGVNYERIDADGLHVSFGDARENPRLIAVDTIVMCAGQLPRRRLADALETAGTKCHVIGGADVAVELDAKRAIDQGTRLVASL, encoded by the coding sequence ATGACCATGTATCCGCATCTTTTGGCGCCACTTGATCTGGGATTTACCACGCTCAAAAACCGCGTGTTGATGGGGTCGATGCACACCGGCCTTGAAGAAACCCGCGATTGGAATCGCGTTGCTGAGTTTTACGCTGAACGGGCGCGGGGCGGAGTGGCGTTGATGGTCACTGGCGGCATGGCACCAAATGCCGAAGGCGGTGTTTTTCCGGGGGCTGCGGGGCTGTTTTCGGATCAAGATATCGCCAACCATAAGGTTGTGACAGACCGCGTGCACGACGCAGATGGAAAAATCGTGATGCAGATTTTGCACGCGGGCCGCTACGCGTATTCCAAGGAGTGTGTGGGGCCGAGTGCAGTGAAATCTCCGATCTCGCCTTTCCCACCGCGTGAGTTGGACGAAGACGGGATTGAGAAACAGATCAGTGACATGGTGACAGCTGCGACGCGTGCCAAGGACGCAGGATATGACGGCGTTGAGGTGATGGGGTCTGAGGGGTATTTTCTGAACCAGTTTCTTGTCACGCATACCAACAAGCGCACGGATCGTTGGGGGGGGGATTACGCAAACCGTATGCGTCTTCCCGTTGAGGTCGTGCGCCGTGTCCGCGCCGCAGTGGGCGCCGAATTCATTGTGATCTATCGCTTAAGCATGATCGACTTGATCCCTGATGGGTCAACATGGGACGAGGTTGTAACACTTGCCAAGGCGATTGAGGCGGCGGGCGCCACGATCCTGAACACCGGCATTGGTTGGCACGAAGCGCGCATTCCGACCATCGCGACGTCCGTGCCACGCCGCGCTTTTACGTGGGTTACAAAGAAGTTGATGGGTGAGGTGTCTATTCCGATTATCACGTCCAACCGTATCAACACGCCACAAGTCGGCGAGGATGTATTGTCTGACGGCTGCGCAGACATGGTCAGCATGGCGCGGCCATTTTTGGCTGATCCGCATTTTGTCGCGAAGGCGAAGGCAGGCGAGGCTGCGTTGATTGCGCCCTGTATTGCGTGCAATCAGGCCTGTCTAGATCATACGTTTTCCATGAAGATCGCATCGTGTCTGGTGAACCCCAAGGCGTGCCATGAGACTGAGATTATCTTGTCGCCATCTTCCAAATCCATCGGCATCGTTGGCACTGGCCCCGCAGGTCTTGCATCGGCATTGGCGGCGGCGCATCGGGGCATGGCAGTCACGTTGTTCGATCGCGCCGGCGAGATAGGCGGCCAGTTGAACATGGCCAAGCAGGTTCCGGGCAAAGAAGAATTCTGGGGCCTGGTCGATTATTACCGCGCGGCTGTGGCTGAGGCGGGGATTACGGTGAGGCTCGGTCAAGAGGCCACGGTGGATGATCTGGGGGGCTTTGATGAGGTGATTATTGCCACTGGTGTCGCGCCGCGTGATCCGCAGATTGCTGGGCAGGATGGCGACAACGTGTTGTCCTATATCGACGTGCTGCGCGGCAAGGCAAAGGTGGGCAAACGCGTGGCGATCATTGGGGCGGGCGGCATTGGCTTTGATGTGGCGGAATTCCTTGTCACTGATGACAGCCCGACTGAGAACCTTGATGAATGGCTTGCGGAGTGGGGCGTTGGCGATCCGTCAAACACCCGTGGCGGTGTGCGCCCAGAGGGGCCACAGCCCGATGCCGCTGTGCGTCAGGTGACGTTGTTGCAGCGCAAAGCGACGAAGCTGGGCAAGGGGCTTGGCAAGACGACGGGCTGGATTCACCGCACAACGCTGAGGATGAAAGGCGTCGAAATGATTGGTGGTGTGAACTACGAACGTATCGACGCGGACGGGCTGCATGTGAGCTTTGGTGACGCACGCGAAAACCCGAGGTTAATCGCGGTTGATACAATTGTGATGTGCGCCGGGCAGTTACCACGGCGTCGTCTTGCCGATGCGTTAGAAACGGCGGGCACAAAGTGCCATGTCATTGGCGGCGCGGATGTTGCGGTTGAACTGGATGCAAAGCGCGCGATTGACCAAGGTACGCGGTTGGTGGCGTCGCTGTAA
- a CDS encoding GNAT family N-acetyltransferase, protein MTPQALTALIDATWPAKSIADQDGWTIRNGAGGGSRVSASSQLMPDAQITTAEAAMRALRQKPLFMVRHGEDALDSALTAAGYTVKDPVTYYSAPTAKIVTQRPPAVTCFQVWPPLATQAEIWDAGGVDDARLAIMARATGPKTTVLGRVHDTPAGTAFAAIHDGTVMIHAIETALAFRRQGLGRHMIRALAFWAQDHNAHTIALLVTKANVAANALYTSLGMTPVGGYHYRIHPEA, encoded by the coding sequence ATGACGCCCCAAGCCCTCACCGCGCTGATCGACGCCACTTGGCCCGCCAAATCTATTGCGGACCAAGACGGCTGGACGATCCGGAACGGTGCGGGTGGTGGCAGTCGTGTGTCCGCGTCGTCGCAACTGATGCCCGATGCGCAAATCACAACCGCCGAAGCCGCAATGCGCGCCCTTCGCCAGAAACCCTTGTTCATGGTGCGCCACGGCGAGGATGCGCTGGACAGCGCCCTCACCGCCGCAGGCTACACTGTCAAAGACCCTGTCACGTATTACTCAGCGCCAACTGCGAAAATAGTGACGCAGCGTCCACCAGCCGTAACCTGTTTTCAAGTCTGGCCGCCCTTGGCGACGCAGGCGGAAATCTGGGATGCGGGTGGCGTTGATGACGCCCGCCTCGCGATTATGGCCCGCGCCACAGGTCCGAAAACAACCGTGCTTGGCCGCGTTCACGACACACCCGCTGGCACCGCCTTTGCTGCTATTCACGATGGCACCGTCATGATCCACGCGATAGAAACTGCCCTTGCGTTTCGTCGTCAGGGTCTTGGCCGCCACATGATACGGGCGCTGGCGTTTTGGGCCCAAGATCACAACGCCCACACGATCGCCCTTCTAGTGACCAAGGCCAACGTCGCGGCCAATGCGCTCTACACTTCCCTCGGGATGACCCCGGTGGGAGGATATCATTACCGTATCCATCCGGAGGCTTAG
- the rsmD gene encoding 16S rRNA (guanine(966)-N(2))-methyltransferase RsmD: MRIIGGQHRGLTLADVGTGDAAAHLRPTPDRVRESLFNVLMGHGLPHGARVLDLFAGTGALGIEALSRGAVHATFVDNGRIAQGLIRENLTKTRRTLDATVLICAAHKLPATSAPCQLVFVDPPYGKHLGGPAVLAAQALGWLAAGALIVMEDSAPQPMAGFAQIDLRRYGDTHITILCTP; this comes from the coding sequence ATGAGGATCATTGGCGGCCAGCATCGCGGATTGACACTGGCTGATGTCGGCACAGGGGATGCCGCTGCGCATCTGCGCCCGACACCTGACCGTGTGCGCGAAAGCCTGTTCAACGTTCTGATGGGTCACGGTTTGCCCCACGGCGCGCGGGTCTTGGACCTGTTCGCGGGCACGGGTGCGCTGGGGATTGAGGCCTTGTCGCGCGGCGCAGTCCACGCAACCTTCGTGGATAACGGCCGCATTGCTCAAGGTCTGATCCGCGAAAACCTGACCAAAACGCGGCGCACGCTGGATGCAACTGTCCTGATCTGCGCGGCGCATAAACTGCCCGCGACTTCTGCGCCCTGTCAGCTTGTCTTTGTCGATCCGCCTTATGGAAAACACCTTGGTGGACCCGCCGTTCTTGCAGCACAAGCGCTTGGATGGCTGGCTGCGGGCGCGCTGATCGTGATGGAAGACAGCGCGCCCCAACCTATGGCGGGCTTCGCCCAGATCGATTTGCGCCGTTACGGGGATACCCACATCACCATATTGTGTACCCCATGA
- a CDS encoding OmpA family protein → MIRILALLLLAPLQAVAFTLDMPANATLVVEEVVGLDSYAMPTAAWTPAGLPVLTGTGEVRSQAWRVTALGLTTLQLLKPLTNQLTEAGFEVLFTCTADACGGFDFRFATPVLPAPAMHVDLGDYRFVATRRTVDGAVELLSLLASRSSSAGFIQIIRVGAADSAPVAAADAPAVCGVAPTPAPDGNLSQSLEDQGRFILTGLVFQTGSAQLGDASVMSLQDLADYLIANPDRTVALVGHTDSVGSLDGNIALSKRRAGSVLERLVTTYDIPRRQLDAQGMGYLSPVATNLTEDGREANRRVEVIITSTQ, encoded by the coding sequence ATGATCCGCATCCTCGCCCTCCTGCTTCTTGCGCCACTACAGGCGGTGGCTTTCACCCTCGACATGCCCGCCAACGCAACGCTTGTGGTTGAGGAGGTCGTGGGGCTGGACAGTTATGCCATGCCCACCGCTGCGTGGACCCCCGCAGGCCTGCCCGTCTTGACGGGAACCGGCGAAGTGCGCAGCCAGGCGTGGCGCGTCACAGCCCTAGGACTGACCACCCTGCAATTGCTGAAACCGCTGACCAACCAGTTGACTGAAGCGGGGTTCGAGGTGCTGTTTACCTGCACCGCCGACGCCTGCGGTGGTTTTGATTTTCGCTTCGCCACGCCTGTCCTGCCCGCACCCGCGATGCATGTCGATTTGGGCGACTACCGCTTTGTCGCCACGCGGCGGACCGTTGATGGCGCGGTCGAATTACTCAGCCTTCTCGCCAGTCGATCCTCATCAGCGGGGTTCATCCAAATCATCCGTGTTGGTGCTGCTGACAGCGCGCCTGTGGCGGCGGCAGATGCACCTGCCGTTTGTGGCGTGGCACCGACACCGGCACCAGACGGCAATCTTTCGCAGTCTCTCGAAGATCAGGGACGCTTTATCTTGACGGGCTTGGTGTTCCAAACGGGGTCGGCACAACTTGGTGACGCGTCCGTCATGTCGTTGCAGGACCTCGCGGACTATCTCATCGCGAACCCTGACCGCACGGTAGCGCTGGTCGGGCATACGGATTCCGTTGGTTCGCTCGATGGAAACATCGCGCTGTCCAAACGCCGCGCAGGGTCAGTTCTGGAACGCTTGGTGACGACGTATGACATCCCCCGCCGCCAGCTTGATGCGCAAGGAATGGGTTACCTTTCCCCTGTTGCGACAAACCTTACGGAAGACGGCCGCGAGGCAAACCGGCGCGTTGAAGTCATCATCACGTCGACGCAATAG
- a CDS encoding competence/damage-inducible protein A — translation MQNPTAAMLVIGDEILSGRTRDANMYHLAGQLTEHGIDLREVRVVSDDAAAIVSAVQALSAAYDSVFTSGGIGPTHDDITADCIAAAFSDHIDVRDDARALLQAHYDRNGQELNDARLRMARIPDSATLIDNPVSVAPGFTVQNVHVMAGVPSVFQAMFTSVLPTLTGGAPLLSQTLRIDLGEGDIAGPLGALADDFADLSIGSYPFQKDGKYGANIVIRGQDSARIDAAMVRLKAAFPV, via the coding sequence ATGCAAAATCCAACCGCCGCCATGCTCGTTATCGGGGACGAAATCCTGTCAGGTCGCACGCGCGACGCAAATATGTATCACCTTGCCGGGCAGTTGACCGAACATGGGATCGACTTGCGCGAAGTCCGTGTTGTCAGCGATGACGCCGCCGCAATTGTCTCCGCGGTGCAGGCGCTTTCGGCGGCTTATGATAGCGTCTTTACGTCTGGCGGTATTGGCCCGACCCATGACGACATCACTGCCGATTGCATCGCTGCCGCGTTCAGTGACCATATCGATGTACGTGATGACGCCCGCGCGCTGTTGCAAGCCCATTATGATCGTAACGGGCAGGAGTTGAACGACGCCCGTCTGCGCATGGCCCGCATTCCTGACAGTGCCACCTTGATCGACAATCCGGTCAGCGTCGCGCCGGGATTTACCGTACAAAACGTGCATGTCATGGCTGGCGTCCCATCTGTATTTCAAGCCATGTTTACCAGCGTCCTGCCGACCCTTACAGGTGGCGCACCGTTGCTGTCGCAAACCCTGCGCATTGATCTTGGCGAAGGCGATATTGCCGGACCGCTTGGCGCATTGGCCGATGATTTCGCGGACCTGTCTATCGGATCTTATCCGTTCCAGAAAGACGGCAAGTATGGCGCGAACATCGTGATCCGTGGGCAAGATAGCGCCCGCATCGACGCGGCAATGGTCCGGTTAAAGGCGGCGTTTCCCGTATGA
- a CDS encoding IS110 family RNA-guided transposase — MHRPAGEFAAIAERLAKNIFQVHGIARDEEVVFNRPLRRAQLLPFFTKLEPCLIGMEACSSAHHWAREFTALGHIVRLIPPIYVKPYVKRGKSDAIDAEAICEAVTRPTMRFVAIKTVEQQALLSLHRARALLVRQRTQLINGLRGMVAEFGVYIAKGLARVIGFAEDILVGEVLDLPEIANEVIHNLCEHLVALHARIRWYEERLKLVAKEDARVRLLRTIPGVGVVTASAIIASIGDGHQFRNGREFAAWLGLTPANKSSGGKEKLGRITKMGDQYLRCLLVVGMTSLVRQTKSHPERASKWLTSLLERKPARVATVAMANKTARIVWAVLTRNEPYTPHTV; from the coding sequence ATCCATCGACCGGCAGGCGAATTTGCAGCAATCGCTGAGAGGTTGGCCAAGAACATTTTTCAAGTTCACGGGATCGCTAGAGACGAAGAGGTCGTCTTCAACAGGCCGTTGAGACGCGCACAACTATTACCGTTCTTCACGAAGCTTGAACCCTGTCTCATTGGTATGGAGGCCTGTAGCAGTGCGCATCATTGGGCTCGGGAGTTCACAGCGTTGGGCCATATTGTCCGCCTGATCCCGCCGATATATGTCAAACCATACGTCAAACGCGGGAAGTCCGACGCCATCGATGCCGAGGCCATTTGTGAAGCGGTAACGCGTCCGACGATGAGATTTGTTGCGATAAAAACCGTTGAGCAACAAGCTCTGCTGTCGCTCCATCGCGCACGGGCTCTGCTTGTCCGACAACGCACCCAGTTGATCAATGGCTTGCGTGGTATGGTCGCTGAGTTCGGCGTTTACATCGCGAAGGGCCTCGCGCGGGTCATCGGATTTGCAGAGGATATTTTAGTAGGCGAAGTGCTAGATCTGCCCGAGATTGCCAATGAGGTGATCCATAACCTGTGTGAGCACCTCGTGGCACTTCACGCCCGAATCCGGTGGTATGAAGAACGGCTCAAGCTGGTCGCCAAGGAAGATGCGCGGGTCCGTTTATTGCGTACTATTCCAGGCGTTGGTGTTGTGACAGCCTCGGCAATCATCGCCAGCATTGGTGACGGCCATCAGTTCCGCAATGGCCGTGAGTTTGCAGCATGGCTGGGTCTGACGCCTGCAAACAAGTCCAGCGGCGGGAAAGAGAAACTGGGGCGCATTACGAAAATGGGTGATCAATACTTACGATGCTTGCTCGTCGTCGGCATGACATCACTTGTCCGACAGACCAAATCCCACCCGGAGCGCGCCAGCAAATGGCTAACATCGTTGCTGGAACGAAAACCAGCGCGCGTCGCAACTGTCGCGATGGCAAACAAAACGGCAAGGATTGTCTGGGCGGTCCTGACCCGCAACGAACCATACACACCCCACACAGTTTGA
- the map gene encoding type I methionyl aminopeptidase, with translation MHVLDTSKTRLTKDGIRLYEISEFGGMRKAGRLAAEILDRIAEHVSVGQTTAELDRLITQWVDEAGAVSATIGYKGYQHASCISVNHVVCHGIPSEKTLKPGDIINIDVTVIVDGWFGDTSRMYVAGGAPNRKAERLIQVTHDALMLSIDVAKPGNTFGDIGHAIQSFVEAERMSVVRDFCGHGLGLVFHAPPNVLHYGRAGTGPVLEEGMIFTIEPMVNLGRPETKILKDDWTAVTRDKSLSAQFEHSIGITADGAEIFTLSPAGKFHPTY, from the coding sequence ATGCACGTTTTGGACACATCAAAGACACGGCTGACGAAGGATGGCATTCGTCTGTACGAGATCAGCGAATTTGGCGGTATGCGCAAAGCAGGCCGTTTGGCGGCTGAGATTTTGGACCGTATCGCAGAGCATGTGAGTGTTGGTCAGACCACCGCTGAGCTTGATCGGTTAATCACGCAGTGGGTCGATGAGGCGGGCGCGGTGTCGGCCACGATTGGTTACAAAGGTTATCAGCACGCCAGTTGCATCAGCGTGAATCACGTGGTTTGCCACGGCATCCCGAGCGAAAAGACACTGAAACCTGGCGATATCATCAACATCGATGTGACGGTGATTGTGGACGGCTGGTTTGGCGACACAAGCCGCATGTATGTCGCTGGGGGGGCGCCGAACCGCAAGGCTGAGCGTCTGATCCAAGTGACACACGATGCGCTGATGCTTTCAATTGACGTCGCAAAGCCGGGCAATACGTTTGGCGACATTGGCCACGCGATCCAAAGCTTCGTCGAGGCTGAGCGCATGTCGGTTGTGCGTGATTTTTGTGGCCACGGGCTGGGGTTGGTGTTTCACGCGCCGCCCAATGTGCTGCACTATGGGCGTGCTGGCACGGGGCCTGTGCTTGAAGAAGGCATGATTTTTACGATTGAACCGATGGTGAATTTGGGTCGCCCTGAGACCAAAATCCTAAAGGATGATTGGACAGCGGTAACGCGCGACAAGTCCCTGTCGGCGCAGTTTGAACATTCCATCGGGATCACCGCAGACGGCGCTGAGATTTTCACGCTGTCACCCGCAGGAAAATTTCACCCGACATACTAA
- a CDS encoding HAD family hydrolase, which translates to MNKRAIPDLVVFDCDGVLVDTEGPMFDVFAASITAHGLPVTAHELATEFTGGTTPIMRDEATRRGAKLPADWVASMNTEIHARIAQGVDVFDGVLDLITALENAGVPIYVASNGTMKRMSLSLGPCGLWDRLSGRIMNRETFAAKPDPAMILHAIAQTGARPSRSFMIDDSVPGCQAGINAGVHTIGFATEGQDAQLAGIGATVTNSMAEVRRLILG; encoded by the coding sequence ATGAATAAACGCGCGATCCCTGATCTGGTTGTCTTTGACTGCGACGGCGTTCTGGTCGACACCGAAGGCCCGATGTTTGATGTTTTCGCTGCCAGCATTACCGCGCACGGCCTGCCCGTGACCGCCCATGAACTGGCCACTGAATTTACCGGCGGCACCACCCCGATCATGCGCGACGAAGCGACCCGCAGAGGTGCGAAATTGCCAGCTGATTGGGTCGCGTCGATGAACACAGAAATCCATGCGCGCATTGCGCAAGGTGTTGACGTATTTGACGGTGTGCTGGACCTGATTACAGCGCTTGAGAACGCGGGCGTGCCAATTTATGTGGCATCCAATGGCACAATGAAACGCATGAGCCTGTCGCTCGGGCCATGCGGTCTGTGGGATCGCCTATCCGGCCGGATCATGAACCGTGAAACATTTGCCGCCAAACCAGACCCTGCGATGATCTTGCATGCCATTGCCCAGACAGGTGCGCGACCAAGCCGCAGCTTCATGATCGACGACAGCGTTCCGGGTTGCCAAGCGGGGATAAATGCGGGTGTACACACCATTGGTTTTGCAACCGAAGGCCAAGACGCGCAGCTTGCTGGCATTGGCGCAACGGTTACAAACTCTATGGCCGAGGTTCGCCGCCTGATCTTGGGTTAG
- the sfsA gene encoding DNA/RNA nuclease SfsA: MRFATPLVPARLIRRYMRFLCDVELESGTVVKAHCPNPGSMMGLKDDRLRVWIEGNNDPKKKLDWGWRLVELENTFVGIDTGAANKIVADALADGINGLGGYDRVRPEVKYREKSRVDFLLTGDGRRDCYLEVKSVTLSRQLGLAEFPDSVTARGAKHLGDLTAMVQQGHRAVLLFLVQRTDCTRVTLATDLDPTYAAAFKTAQMAGVEIMCFSCAISPEGITMTSRLPFDP; the protein is encoded by the coding sequence ATGCGCTTTGCCACACCCCTTGTTCCTGCCCGCCTGATCCGCCGTTATATGCGGTTCCTATGTGATGTTGAATTAGAGAGTGGCACAGTCGTGAAGGCCCATTGCCCTAACCCTGGTTCAATGATGGGGCTGAAAGACGACCGTTTGCGGGTGTGGATCGAAGGAAATAACGACCCGAAGAAAAAGCTCGACTGGGGCTGGCGGCTGGTCGAACTGGAAAACACTTTTGTGGGCATTGATACGGGCGCTGCGAACAAAATTGTCGCCGATGCGTTGGCGGACGGAATAAACGGGCTGGGGGGCTATGACCGCGTCCGCCCCGAGGTCAAATACCGTGAGAAAAGCCGTGTGGATTTCCTGCTGACAGGCGATGGGCGGCGCGATTGCTACCTAGAGGTCAAATCAGTAACCCTGTCGCGCCAGTTGGGTCTGGCAGAATTTCCCGACAGCGTCACAGCGCGCGGTGCAAAGCATCTCGGCGATCTGACGGCGATGGTGCAACAGGGCCACCGCGCGGTGCTGTTGTTCTTGGTGCAACGCACCGATTGCACTCGCGTGACATTGGCAACTGATCTTGACCCGACGTATGCCGCAGCGTTCAAGACCGCGCAGATGGCAGGCGTTGAAATTATGTGTTTCAGCTGCGCGATTTCCCCCGAGGGGATCACCATGACTTCGCGTTTGCCGTTTGATCCGTAA